The Bacteroidota bacterium DNA window GCGCAGGCAGTTGTTTTGCCTGTGCTTTTTTTCGCGGTAGATTTTTTGATGAATAGAAGGTTTGATAAAAAACTTTTCATAGAAAAAATTCCATTCTTTGCTTTGGCTTTTATTTTCGGATTCATTGCAATAAAAGTCCAAGGGAAAGCAGGCGCGATGCAAACCTTCCAGTATTTTCCTTTTTACGAACGGATCCTTTTCTCCTGCTACGCACTGATGACTTACCTGCATAAAATGATTTTGCCTGTAAATCTTTCGTGCTTCTATCCATATCCGGAAACGAATGATAAAATAAATACTGTGTGGGTTTATTTGAGTCCGGTTGTTTTGCTTGCGATTGCGTTTCTCATATGGAAATTTTTCAGAAGAGAAAAAATTGTTCTATTTGGATTTGCCTTTTTTCTCATCACAATTATTTTGGTTCTGCAATTACTTCCCATTGGCGATGCATTGTATGCCGACCGCTATACTTTCATTCCTTCCATCGGAATATTTTTTATTGCTTCTAACTATTTAGTTCCGCATTTAAAAAATAGAATTGTCCTGACGATTGCTTCAGGATATTTATTGTTCTTTTCTTATTTAACTTTTCGGCGAACAAAAATCTGGCACGACAGCATTACTCTTTATGCCGATGCAATCAATCATGGCTATAAAGCTGCGATCATTTACAACAATCGCGGAGCAGTTTTATCTGACTCAAGTAGGAATGAAGAGGCGCTGAAAGATTTTACTTCTCTGGTTGAACTTAAACCGCGCTATCCGAACGGATGGAGAAATAAAGGTTTGGTAGAAGAGCGCCTTAAAAATTTTGATGAGGCGATAAAATCTTATACCGAAGAAATAAAATATTATCCGGACGACACAAAAAATTATTTGAGCCGCGGAACAATTTATGTCAATCGGAATGATTTTGAAAATGCAATTAAAGATTTTTCAAAGATGATTGGGCTTAATCCGAACAGCGGAGAAGGATATTACGCGCGTTCGGAAGCTCTCGGCAAAAGTGGAAAATTAAATGAAGCACTTGCTGATATTAATAAAGCAATAGAATTTTCTCCTGACAACGGACAGGCATATAACAATCGCGGAATTATTTTTTCTATGAGCGGAAGATATCAGGAAGCAGTAAATGATTTTACAAAATCACTTCAACTTAAACCGGGTAATACAGGCGCATATACAAACCGGGCGCTTGCCTATAAAGGGATGAAAAAATATTCTGAAGCACTTCAGGATATGATGACAGCAAAAGAAAAAGGAATTGCAGTGGATGAAAATTCCATTAGCGAATTAAAAAATCTGGCGGCAAAAAATCAATGATGATGTCCGCCCGGTCCGTGCACATGCCCGTGAGAAATTTCTTCAGCAGTAGCGGGGCGAACATTCAGCACTTCGCCTTTGAAATGCAATTCATGATCAGCCAGCGGATGATTGAAATCCAT harbors:
- a CDS encoding tetratricopeptide repeat protein, with translation MAKPKQKVLPSQNLYSNNFLSGYEKYFLPIVIAITFICFFPSLQDKFTNLDDTNYIIDNPVVKNINAENIKAIFSKQFVGNYQPLTMLSYMVDYKFFGLNPFGWHLINLIFYLLCVALVFLIAEKFSAHKPIAFITSLLFGIHTLHVESVTWISERKDVLYGFLFLWSLYLYILHAKQDKRFSKYFFFSLFLFVLSILSKAQAVVLPVLFFAVDFLMNRRFDKKLFIEKIPFFALAFIFGFIAIKVQGKAGAMQTFQYFPFYERILFSCYALMTYLHKMILPVNLSCFYPYPETNDKINTVWVYLSPVVLLAIAFLIWKFFRREKIVLFGFAFFLITIILVLQLLPIGDALYADRYTFIPSIGIFFIASNYLVPHLKNRIVLTIASGYLLFFSYLTFRRTKIWHDSITLYADAINHGYKAAIIYNNRGAVLSDSSRNEEALKDFTSLVELKPRYPNGWRNKGLVEERLKNFDEAIKSYTEEIKYYPDDTKNYLSRGTIYVNRNDFENAIKDFSKMIGLNPNSGEGYYARSEALGKSGKLNEALADINKAIEFSPDNGQAYNNRGIIFSMSGRYQEAVNDFTKSLQLKPGNTGAYTNRALAYKGMKKYSEALQDMMTAKEKGIAVDENSISELKNLAAKNQ